The stretch of DNA TTGCGGTCGCGGCGGAACCCGAGGAGCGCGCGCTGGAGCGCATGTATTTGTACCGGCCGCGCGGGCTGCTGGTGCCCGAAGCGGCGCGGGCCCTGGACCGCAACCTGGGTGGTGAGACGTCGCCCGTGGCGCAGCTCCGGCTGAAGAAGGACGGTGAGTTTTACGGCAACTCGGATGTGTGTGCGCCGGAGGTGTTGGATGCGTACCTGGCCGCGGCGGTAGCGACTGCCGAGCAAGTTGCAGACGGAGTGTTGGCCGGTTGCATTGATGTTGCTCCGCTGGTCGAGCAGCGCCGCCTGGCGTGCCAGACCTGCGATTTCGGCGCGGTTTGTCGCATGGATCGGCGTTATCACGGTGGCAGACTCGCGGAGCGGGTGCTGCCTTTGGTCGCGCTGCCTGAGTCGCCAGAGGATGAGGTGGAGGGGGCAGGATGAAGCTGACCGAGGTTCAGCAGCGTATTGTTGCGCACCGCGGCAGTCACCTGCTGGTTGCGGCGTCGGCCGGCGCGGGCAAGACCGAGGTGCTCGCCCGGCGCTGCGCTGCGCTACTGGCGGACGAAACCCATCCTTGCCGGGTGGAGCAACTGCTGGTGGTGACATTCACGCGGGCGGCGGCCGCGGAGCTGCGCAGTCGTGTAGCCCGGATGTTGCGCGCCCGGGCGGCCGAGGTGGCGTCCCCCGAATTGCGGCGCCACCTGCGGCGGCAGGAATTGCTGCTGGATGCAGCCGAGATCGGCACGATCGATGCGTGGTGCGGCCGACTGGTGCGCGAGCATTTCAGCGAGGCGGGCGTGGACGTCAATTTCCGGGTGCTTGCACCGGAAGAAGCGCTGTTGCTGCGGCGGCGCGTGCTCGGAGCGCTGTTCGACGAAGTTCATAGCGGAGCGGCGGAGTGGACGGTTCCGGTGCGTGCGTGGCTCGGACGGACGGCCACGGTGGGACCGGAGTTCCTCCGCGACTATGTGACCACACTGCAGCGTTCTCGCGAGCAGTTGCTCAACCCGGAGTCCTGGCTCGCGGCGCAACGTGCACCGACCGATGCAGCCATGGCGGCGCATCTGCTCGCGGAGGTGCTCGCGGGCGAGTGCCGCCTGCAGCGGGAACAACTGTCCGAACTGCTGGCAGGTGCCGAGCCGGCGGCACGCGACGCCCTCACGCCGTTCGAGGAGGCGCTGGCCGACTGGGCCGAGCGCGCGGCGTGCGTTGCAACCGCCGAAGACCTCGCGGACCTGGTCGCGGCGGTGCGGGCATTCCGGCTGCAGGCGCCGCGGGGCAGGACGGCCGCACCTCAGCCGGCCGTCGTAGGGATGGTGCGCGAGCGCTGGTTGAAGAGACGGTTGCAGGCGCGGTGGGACGCGGAACTGGTTGTGGGGTTGATGGCCGCGGCGGAAGATACGAGTGCGCTGACACAGGTGGTACTCGACCTCGAGGCGCGCTTCCAGGCGGCGCTCCAGGCGGAGAAACGGCAGCAGAACGCCTGGGAGTTCGGCGACGTACAGCGCTGCGCACTGGACCTGCTCGGCGCGCCGGTCGGGCTCCAGGAGCGAGTGCCGACACCATGGGCACAGGGGTTGCGGCGGCGTTATGCCCATGTGCTGGTCGACGAGTACCAGGACACGAGCCCAATCCAGGTTGCGCTGCTGGAACTTATCAGTGTGCCGGCCACCGAGTCCGGCAATCGTTTCATGGTGGGCGACATCAAGCAGAGCATCTACGGTTTCCGCGAGGCGGAGCCGCGCCTCTTTGCGCACACGCTTGCACGGTTCGAGAGTGGTGTGGAAGCGGGTTGCGTGGAGTACCTCTCGGACAACTTTCGCAGCCACGCCGCGGTACTTGAGCCGCTCAACCACCTGTTTGAGCGGCTTTTCGAACGCAACCTCGGCGGCACGAGTTATGGTCCGCGCGAGCGGCTGCGGGCCGGCCGCGAAGCAGGGGAGGGGCGGAATCCGACACTCGATACCGTGTCGCGTGTCCAGATACACATCTTTGCGGAAGAAGCGCGGACGGAGCCGGGCGCTGTCCCAGAGGATGAGTCCGTGCCAACCGAGGAGTTGCCGCCGGAAATCATCGAACGGGAAGCACTGTTCGCAGCCCGCGAGATTCACCGCCTGCTCGCGGCCGGAGTGCAGGTGCCGGAGCGTGGTGCTTCCGGCGCGCCGTTATTGCGCCCGTTGCGGTTGGGTGATATCGTCATTCTGCTGCGTTCGGCGGCCCAGAACGCGGGCCTTGTGGCGCGCACGCTGCGAGACCAGGGTCTGCCCTGTGCCGCGGCCGGCCGCGAGTCCCTGTTCGATTGCGTGGAAGTCGGCGACCTGATGAACATCCTGCGGCTGTTGGTGAATCGCCAGCAGGATGTTGCCTTGGCCGCGTACCTGCGCAGCCCGGCCGCCGGGCTGACAGCGGCCGACCTGTTGGCGGTGCGGACCACCGCGGGTCGCACCATCCCGTTTCACGCCGCCGTGTATCAGGTCGCGCAGTCCGGCCCGAGTGGAGCGCTGGTGGCGCGCTTAGGCCCCGCGCTGCAGCGTCTCGATGAGTGGGAAACGGCGTCACGACATCTCGATGTGGCTGCTGTGTTGCGGCTGATCCTGCGCGACACAGCTCTGCTCCATTTCGCGCAAGGCCTGAAGGGTGGTGACGAGCGCGTCGCGCGCCTGCGTGCCTTGCAGCAGCACGCGGAGTCGTTCGCGGCGAGTCAACTGGGCGGGGTGGCCGAATTCTGTGCGTACCTCGACGAATTGCGCGCTGACGAGATCGATTTGCCGGCGGCAACGGCCGGCGACGACGACATGATCCGCATCTTGACGATTCACGGTGCCAAGGGCCTCGAGTTCCCGGTGGTCTTCCTGCTCGCCTGTGGGGCACGCTTTAACCGCCAGGGTCTCGGGCGCGGCTTGCATGTCGATGTGGAACTCGGACTCGGCGTGCGTTTCTGTGATTACGCCCGCAAAGCGACTCTCACCGCACCGCGGCATTTCCTCGTGCAACAGCGCCTTGCGCAACGCGAGCTCGAGGAGGAGCTGCGGTTGCTCTACGTAGCGGCGACGCGCGCCCGTGAGTTACTGTACTTCGTCGGACATGCGAAAGCCGAGGCCTGGGATGAGGCCCGTGCGGCCTACGGCACCACGGGCCGTCCGCCCCTGCTCGCACGGCTTGCGGCCGGCAATCGCCTGGATTGGCTGCTCATGGCGGCGGCGGCCCAGGGTCCTGCCGCCACCGGCCGGAAGAACCTGCTACCCATGGTGCAGACGCACGACGCGGTGGCCGCGGCACCCGGTGGCGAGGTGGTGCCGGTGACGGCGCCGGACCCCGGCGCGTGGACGCGCGCGGATGAGGACTGGCTGCGTGCTACCCTGGGCGTGCTGCGGTACGACAGCGATTCGGTGTACAGCCGTGTGCCGGCGGCCCTGTCCGTCAGTGCTGCGAAAGAGATCGCCCAGCGGGAGCGCGGGGGTGACCGCCCGCAGATCTATGAACCCGTGGAGACGCCGCTGCCGGTGCCGGGTTTTGTGCGTGCGCATGCGGAACCCGAGGGGCGGACCCTCGGCACGGCCTGCCATCGTTTCCTGGAGCAGGTGGACCTTGCCCGGCTCACCGACATCGACGCGCTGCGGACGGAGCAAGAGCACCTGGTGGCCGTGGCCCGGCTGCCGGTCGACCTGGCGCGGCTCGTGCCGCTGGAAGATCTCGCGTGGTTCGCCGCGGAGCCGATCGCAGCCGAACTGCGGGCCTGCGCGGGCACGGCACAACGCGAACTCGCGTTCGTATATGCCCTTCCACTGGAGGCCACGGGAGAGTTCACGATCGTCCGTGGGGTGATCGACTGCCTGTTCGAAACCCCCGCCGGTCTTGCCCTGCTCGATTACAAGACGGATCGGCCCCGGGATACCGCCGATTTCGCAGCGCGCGTGGCGGCCTATACGGTGCAACTCCAGCTCTACGCGCAGGCCGCAGCCGCACTGCTCGAACGCCCCGTGCGTTCCGCGGCGCTGGTGTTTCTGCGGGAACGCCGCATGGTTGACGTACCGATTGCAGCGCCGCCGCTCGGACGGCTCTTTGCGCCGTCACCGACCGGATGAAGCCGGGTTTACGGCCGAAGCACGGCTCGCGCGCAGCGCGTTGCGGTGGTGGCGGGACGTTGTTGGAATATGCGG from Phycisphaerales bacterium encodes:
- a CDS encoding UvrD-helicase domain-containing protein, whose translation is MKLTEVQQRIVAHRGSHLLVAASAGAGKTEVLARRCAALLADETHPCRVEQLLVVTFTRAAAAELRSRVARMLRARAAEVASPELRRHLRRQELLLDAAEIGTIDAWCGRLVREHFSEAGVDVNFRVLAPEEALLLRRRVLGALFDEVHSGAAEWTVPVRAWLGRTATVGPEFLRDYVTTLQRSREQLLNPESWLAAQRAPTDAAMAAHLLAEVLAGECRLQREQLSELLAGAEPAARDALTPFEEALADWAERAACVATAEDLADLVAAVRAFRLQAPRGRTAAPQPAVVGMVRERWLKRRLQARWDAELVVGLMAAAEDTSALTQVVLDLEARFQAALQAEKRQQNAWEFGDVQRCALDLLGAPVGLQERVPTPWAQGLRRRYAHVLVDEYQDTSPIQVALLELISVPATESGNRFMVGDIKQSIYGFREAEPRLFAHTLARFESGVEAGCVEYLSDNFRSHAAVLEPLNHLFERLFERNLGGTSYGPRERLRAGREAGEGRNPTLDTVSRVQIHIFAEEARTEPGAVPEDESVPTEELPPEIIEREALFAAREIHRLLAAGVQVPERGASGAPLLRPLRLGDIVILLRSAAQNAGLVARTLRDQGLPCAAAGRESLFDCVEVGDLMNILRLLVNRQQDVALAAYLRSPAAGLTAADLLAVRTTAGRTIPFHAAVYQVAQSGPSGALVARLGPALQRLDEWETASRHLDVAAVLRLILRDTALLHFAQGLKGGDERVARLRALQQHAESFAASQLGGVAEFCAYLDELRADEIDLPAATAGDDDMIRILTIHGAKGLEFPVVFLLACGARFNRQGLGRGLHVDVELGLGVRFCDYARKATLTAPRHFLVQQRLAQRELEEELRLLYVAATRARELLYFVGHAKAEAWDEARAAYGTTGRPPLLARLAAGNRLDWLLMAAAAQGPAATGRKNLLPMVQTHDAVAAAPGGEVVPVTAPDPGAWTRADEDWLRATLGVLRYDSDSVYSRVPAALSVSAAKEIAQRERGGDRPQIYEPVETPLPVPGFVRAHAEPEGRTLGTACHRFLEQVDLARLTDIDALRTEQEHLVAVARLPVDLARLVPLEDLAWFAAEPIAAELRACAGTAQRELAFVYALPLEATGEFTIVRGVIDCLFETPAGLALLDYKTDRPRDTADFAARVAAYTVQLQLYAQAAAALLERPVRSAALVFLRERRMVDVPIAAPPLGRLFAPSPTG